A single Criblamydia sequanensis CRIB-18 DNA region contains:
- the pepN gene encoding aminopeptidase N — translation MPVKNSTPKETYLKDYKPAPYTVDSIFLTFDLDPENTTATSQLSLRRSQKEQDGHPLFLNGEDIELFSIKNNGTVLPKGTYKIEKEGLTIFEPPEVLNLEIKTGLKPSKNTRLSGLYETGGILCTQNEAEGFRRITFFPDRPDVMTKFTTKIIASKDKYPILLSNGNLIEESDLPNGKHYAVWEDPFLKPCYLYALVAGNLGLIKSTFKTQSNRTIELRIYCDKGSEDKCQHAMNSLKKAMRWDEEKFGREYDLDLFMIVAVSAFNFGAMENKGLNIFNSNAILVDPETATDDNFMRVEKVVAHEYFHNWTGNRITLRDWFQLTLKEGLTVYRDQEFTADMHYRGIARIEDVFYLRKNQFPEDAGPTSHPIKPASYIQIDNFYTTTIYYKGAEVVRMIESLLGKEDFKKGMEKYFLDYDGKAITTEDFVKSFDKIGAADLKAFSKWYTQAGTPEISLRFDYDDNEEEFILEIDQIASSSSKEKEPFLFPLAVGFIDISGKPLRAKIANAREVGTTYILTVSKKRERFAFKNIPKTAVPSLNRGFSAPIKITAPYEKEDLLHIMEYDEDSFTRWDASQELYKRILFEMVKDLKDGRKPLPDLELYEAFNSILTEENLESGYKACLLTLPTESEMADAQEIIDFEANHIARELLKESLGLWFFEPMLKMYKALARKKEYVIDTESMGLRKLKSTLLGYLMASRKPDAIRLCYEQFRTANNMTDQFSALTLLQNSFCPERKEVLDSFYNQWKGNGLVLCKWFMAQSQSTLKDTQGLVESLLNHPAYDDKIPNNVRALLGTFIQNLPQFHHKSGSGYRLIADQILKIDKFNPHVSSGLVQGFKLYSKVDPLRKAMMQKEMERIISDDNLSPNVYELVSKCLNSAPKS, via the coding sequence ATGCCAGTTAAAAATTCAACGCCGAAAGAAACTTATCTTAAAGACTATAAACCGGCCCCTTATACCGTTGATTCCATTTTTCTAACCTTTGATCTGGATCCGGAAAACACAACCGCTACCTCTCAGCTATCTTTAAGGCGTTCCCAAAAAGAACAAGACGGCCATCCTCTTTTTTTAAACGGTGAAGATATCGAGCTTTTTTCCATTAAAAATAATGGAACCGTACTTCCAAAGGGCACTTATAAAATTGAAAAAGAGGGACTTACAATCTTTGAGCCGCCGGAAGTCCTTAATTTGGAGATTAAAACGGGTCTAAAGCCTAGCAAGAATACACGTTTATCCGGACTCTATGAAACCGGCGGCATTCTATGCACACAAAATGAAGCGGAAGGTTTTAGAAGAATCACTTTCTTTCCCGATCGCCCGGATGTCATGACAAAATTTACGACAAAAATCATTGCCTCAAAGGATAAATACCCCATTTTGTTATCCAACGGCAATTTGATTGAGGAATCTGACTTGCCAAACGGCAAGCATTATGCGGTTTGGGAAGATCCCTTTTTAAAACCTTGCTATCTATATGCTTTAGTAGCAGGCAATTTAGGGCTGATCAAAAGTACTTTTAAGACCCAATCGAACCGCACCATTGAGCTTAGAATTTATTGTGATAAAGGTTCCGAAGATAAATGCCAGCATGCGATGAATTCCCTAAAGAAGGCCATGCGTTGGGATGAGGAGAAGTTTGGCCGGGAATATGATCTCGATCTATTTATGATTGTGGCAGTTTCAGCTTTTAATTTCGGAGCTATGGAAAATAAAGGACTCAATATTTTCAATTCCAATGCCATATTGGTTGATCCCGAGACGGCAACCGATGATAATTTTATGAGGGTTGAAAAAGTTGTAGCTCACGAATATTTCCACAATTGGACAGGAAATAGAATTACCCTTAGGGATTGGTTTCAGCTTACTCTTAAAGAGGGGCTCACCGTATATCGAGATCAGGAATTTACAGCTGATATGCATTATAGAGGCATTGCAAGAATTGAAGATGTTTTTTATTTAAGAAAGAATCAGTTCCCTGAAGATGCAGGTCCAACTTCACATCCTATTAAACCTGCATCCTACATCCAAATCGATAATTTTTACACCACAACCATTTATTATAAAGGGGCTGAAGTTGTAAGAATGATAGAGAGTCTTCTTGGTAAGGAAGACTTTAAAAAAGGGATGGAGAAGTATTTTTTAGATTATGACGGGAAGGCTATCACTACAGAGGATTTCGTTAAATCCTTCGATAAAATCGGGGCTGCCGATCTAAAGGCTTTTTCAAAATGGTATACCCAAGCAGGGACGCCCGAAATTAGTTTGCGTTTTGATTATGATGACAACGAGGAAGAATTTATTCTTGAAATCGATCAAATAGCAAGCTCTTCGTCAAAAGAGAAAGAACCTTTTCTTTTTCCCTTAGCGGTAGGCTTTATCGACATATCGGGAAAACCTTTAAGAGCTAAAATTGCAAATGCAAGAGAGGTCGGAACAACCTACATTTTGACAGTTTCTAAAAAAAGAGAAAGATTTGCTTTTAAAAACATTCCAAAAACGGCTGTCCCTTCATTAAACAGAGGTTTTTCTGCGCCGATTAAGATCACAGCCCCTTACGAAAAAGAAGACTTGCTTCATATCATGGAGTACGATGAGGATTCTTTTACAAGATGGGATGCAAGTCAAGAGCTTTATAAAAGAATCTTATTTGAAATGGTCAAGGATTTAAAAGATGGCAGAAAACCTCTTCCGGATCTTGAATTATATGAAGCCTTTAACTCTATTTTAACTGAAGAGAACCTTGAATCGGGCTATAAAGCATGCTTACTGACGCTTCCAACAGAATCAGAAATGGCAGATGCTCAGGAAATCATTGATTTTGAAGCGAATCATATCGCAAGGGAGCTTCTAAAAGAGAGCCTTGGCTTGTGGTTTTTTGAACCGATGCTTAAAATGTATAAAGCGTTAGCTCGAAAAAAAGAGTATGTCATCGATACAGAATCCATGGGCTTAAGAAAATTAAAGAGCACTCTTTTAGGCTATCTCATGGCTTCAAGAAAACCTGATGCCATCAGACTTTGCTATGAGCAATTTAGGACAGCTAATAACATGACCGATCAATTCTCGGCTTTAACGCTGCTCCAAAATAGTTTTTGCCCTGAAAGAAAAGAAGTCTTAGATTCTTTTTACAATCAATGGAAAGGCAACGGGCTTGTTCTTTGCAAATGGTTTATGGCCCAAAGCCAATCCACACTAAAAGATACGCAAGGGCTTGTGGAATCTTTGCTTAATCATCCGGCCTACGATGACAAAATCCCTAATAATGTTAGAGCGCTTTTAGGCACTTTTATTCAAAATTTGCCTCAATTCCATCATAAAAGCGGTTCTGGCTACCGTTTAATTGCCGATCAGATTTTGAAAATTGATAAATTTAACCCACACGTCTCTTCAGGGCTTGTTCAAGGGTTTAAACTTTACTCGAAAGTAGACCCTTTAAGAAAAGCGATGATGCAAAAAGAAATGGAAAGGATTATATCCGATGATAACCTTTCGCCTAATGTGTATGAGCTTGTTTCAAAATGCTTGAATTCAGCCCCAAAAAGCTAA
- a CDS encoding pyridoxal-phosphate dependent enzyme gives MSHREKVLKLEKIISSQKSEAYPMHSRAHPLNRQPFDGASLFVKREDELGVFSMGSKIRKYRTLIEDLKERKVSKVVLIGGENSNHIAFFSLILKENRIEPFVFLRKTYEKELRGTRLLTHLLNTNIFLIERKDWGKVEDIAKAKQLEIESQGFKAEFLREGGFSKAGLIGALTLVWDLLKNENEIGSAFQHIFLDSGTGFQAAAFLLGLNFIDHKAKCHVLLLGGDTLEFERNLTFLKTVFESLLQDKLSFNDRNFELYQPSVGKSFGSTPKIILKQALQTLLEEGLVLDPFYSAKLFFEANKIIPEKNLKGNILYIHSGGSLSLLNYGKELMELKSQNSGPRNHQDPEL, from the coding sequence ATGAGTCATAGAGAAAAAGTCTTAAAGCTTGAAAAAATAATTTCCAGCCAAAAATCCGAAGCCTACCCTATGCATTCCAGGGCGCACCCTCTAAATAGGCAGCCTTTTGATGGGGCTTCCCTTTTTGTTAAAAGAGAGGATGAGCTTGGGGTTTTCTCTATGGGTTCAAAAATCAGAAAATATAGAACTTTAATTGAAGATCTAAAGGAAAGAAAAGTTTCAAAAGTTGTTTTAATCGGGGGTGAAAACTCAAATCATATCGCTTTTTTTTCTCTTATTCTGAAGGAAAATAGGATTGAACCTTTTGTATTCTTAAGAAAAACATATGAGAAAGAATTACGAGGAACACGTTTACTCACCCACCTTTTGAATACGAACATTTTTTTAATCGAAAGAAAGGACTGGGGAAAGGTTGAAGATATTGCGAAAGCCAAACAATTAGAGATTGAAAGCCAAGGTTTTAAAGCTGAATTCTTAAGAGAAGGGGGGTTTTCAAAAGCGGGTCTTATAGGCGCTTTAACATTAGTTTGGGACCTTCTTAAAAATGAAAACGAAATAGGGTCTGCGTTTCAACATATCTTTCTAGACTCAGGAACAGGCTTTCAAGCGGCCGCATTTCTTCTTGGCTTAAATTTTATTGATCATAAAGCTAAATGCCATGTTCTTTTATTAGGAGGGGATACTTTAGAATTTGAAAGAAATTTAACCTTCTTAAAGACCGTTTTTGAAAGTCTTCTCCAAGATAAATTAAGTTTTAACGATAGAAATTTTGAGCTCTATCAGCCAAGCGTTGGTAAATCATTCGGATCGACCCCAAAAATTATTTTAAAACAAGCTCTTCAAACTCTTCTTGAAGAAGGCTTAGTTCTCGATCCTTTCTATAGCGCTAAATTATTTTTTGAAGCAAACAAGATCATTCCGGAAAAAAATTTAAAGGGAAATATTCTTTACATCCATTCAGGCGGATCTTTAAGCTTATTAAATTATGGAAAAGAACTTATGGAATTAAAGTCCCAAAATAGCGGTCCCCGAAATCACCAAGACCCGGAACTATAA
- a CDS encoding replication-associated recombination protein A translates to MYIPLAERMRPKKLAEVVGQEHLLEEGGIIKSSMEKKRPFSLLLWGPPGSGKTTLAKLYASYFDAKLISISAVTSGVADLKKIISEIEGSPLLHRMTFIFLDEIHRWNKSQQDLLLPYIEKGTFLLIGATTENPSFSLNDALLSRLRVLKLNFLSEADLKKLLGRYEKEIGTLPLTDEGRDFLIQNANGDGRYLYNMIEAVQDVNQKELFSIEELEKLLSRRAPLFDRAGDGHYDLISALHKSVRGSDPDASLYWFCRMLEGGEQPLFIARRMIRMASEDIGLADPDALKIAMAAKDAYEMLGTPEGELALAECVLYLALAPKSNAIYTAYNEARAIARETNHFPPPKIILNAPTKLMKKEGYGKGYQYDHDTPKKFSGQNYFPDDLERLKFYRPNELGFEREMSKRLRYFEALRKDLNPNDD, encoded by the coding sequence ATGTACATTCCATTAGCAGAACGGATGCGTCCAAAAAAACTTGCAGAGGTCGTCGGGCAAGAACATTTATTAGAAGAGGGCGGCATCATTAAAAGTTCCATGGAGAAAAAACGCCCTTTTTCACTTCTTCTTTGGGGGCCGCCTGGGTCCGGAAAAACAACCCTTGCCAAGCTTTATGCATCCTATTTTGACGCCAAATTAATTTCTATAAGCGCTGTCACAAGCGGGGTTGCCGATTTAAAAAAGATCATCAGTGAAATAGAAGGAAGTCCCCTGCTTCACAGGATGACTTTTATTTTTTTAGACGAGATTCATAGGTGGAATAAGTCCCAGCAAGATTTACTTTTGCCCTATATAGAAAAGGGTACTTTTTTACTTATCGGAGCTACCACTGAAAACCCTTCTTTCTCTTTAAATGATGCGCTTCTATCAAGGCTTCGAGTTTTAAAGTTGAATTTTCTTTCAGAAGCCGACTTAAAAAAACTGTTAGGGAGATATGAAAAGGAAATCGGGACGCTTCCTCTTACTGATGAAGGGCGCGACTTCCTTATTCAGAATGCGAATGGTGATGGACGCTATCTTTACAACATGATTGAAGCGGTTCAAGACGTAAATCAAAAAGAGCTTTTTTCCATTGAGGAGTTGGAAAAACTCCTTTCTCGAAGAGCTCCCCTTTTTGATCGGGCAGGAGACGGCCACTATGATTTAATCTCAGCTCTTCATAAATCTGTTAGAGGCTCCGACCCTGACGCCTCACTTTACTGGTTTTGCCGTATGCTAGAAGGGGGTGAACAGCCCCTTTTTATAGCGAGACGAATGATTCGGATGGCTTCTGAAGATATTGGGCTTGCCGATCCTGACGCTCTTAAAATAGCGATGGCTGCAAAAGACGCCTATGAGATGCTCGGCACGCCGGAGGGAGAACTCGCTCTTGCTGAATGCGTGCTTTATTTGGCCCTCGCTCCAAAAAGCAATGCTATTTATACAGCTTATAATGAAGCAAGAGCTATAGCAAGAGAAACCAATCATTTTCCTCCGCCCAAAATTATTTTAAATGCGCCGACTAAATTGATGAAAAAAGAAGGCTATGGGAAAGGCTATCAATACGATCACGATACTCCGAAAAAATTTTCCGGACAAAACTACTTTCCCGATGACTTGGAAAGGCTAAAATTTTATCGGCCTAACGAACTTGGCTTTGAGCGGGAAATGAGTAAAAGGCTTCGCTATTTCGAAGCCCTAAGAAAAGATCTCAATCCAAACGACGATTAG